The window TACACAGGGTCAACAAATCTTGCCCTCTGTGACTCAAGTCACATCAGGTGAATATCGGTGCGCAGTGGGCTCGTGCACGACTGGGAGCGCTCCCTCTCATTCCCGAGAGCAAACGATACGCCCGGGCCTAGGCCAAGGGGCGGGGACGCGACTCGGACCAGGGCCCGATGTGCGGCGCGGAAGGGCGAGATTAGCGTTTCAGCGTGCTGAAGACGACCCCCGTACCCACCCCGCCCCACGCAAACCCCCATGCTGAGGGAGTGAGCAATGACGAGTTCCGGGCCGCGATGTCCCGGCTGGCGGCGGGCGTGTGCCTGATCACCGCGCACGAGCCCCCGCTGTCGGCCGACGGCCCCCGCGGCGAGGACGTCGGCATGACGGCGACGGCCTTCATGTCCGTCTCCCTGGATCCCCCGCTGGTCCTGGTGAGCCTGCGCGAGGGGTCCCGGATGGACGACCTGCTGGCGGAACAGCCGCTGTGGGCGGTCTCGGTGCTCGCCGACCACCAGCTCCAGGTTGCGGGCCGCTTCGCGATGAAGGGCCGCATCAGCGACCGGCTGCTCTTCGCCGATCTGCCGTACGTACGCGGCGAGGCCTCCGGCGCACCCCTGCTGACCGGCGCCCTGGCCACCCTGGAGTGCCGTACGGAGAACCGCGTCGAGGCGGGCGACCACACCCTGGTCGTCGGCCGGGTCCTGGCGGCCGGCCTGCCGTCCCCCGACTCGCCGCCGCTGACGTACTTCCGCGGGCGCTACCGGCACCTGAGCCAGTAGGGGCCCGCCGGGAGCGGCTACCAGTCCCGGGCCGTGCGGCCGCGCTTGGTCTCGCCCCGCGCCTTCTTCTCGCGCAGCCGGCGCTCATTGATCCCGCGCGGGATCTTCGTCGCCCGGCGCTGCTTCGGCGGCGGCGCCGTCGCCTCGGCCAGCAGCGAGGCCAGCCGGACCAGCGCCATCTCCCGGTTGCGCAGCTGCGAGCGGTGCTCGGAGGCCCGTACGGTCACCACGCCGTCCACCAGCTTCGCCGCGAGGCGCTCCAGCGCCCGCTCCTTCCACACCTCCGGCAGCGCCTTGGTGGCCGCCAGGTCGAACAGCAGCTCCGCGCGCGAGTCCGAGGTGTTCACGTGCTGACCGCCCGGTCCGGAGGATCGCGAAAAGCGCCAGGCGAGCTCTCCCTCGGGGAGCACGACCGAACCGCGGATGACATAAGGACCAGGCATGCCCCTATGATCCGCCCCCGCCCGGGCATCCGTCACCCGCATTTACCGCCCCCGCGCCGGGCCCGCGGAAATTCCCCCGTCACGGACAATTCACGACGGGAACCCGACCGGCCTCTCGTCGCGTTATAGGGGGCAGCGGTAGTTTGACCGC is drawn from Streptomyces sp. NBC_01232 and contains these coding sequences:
- a CDS encoding flavin reductase family protein, with the protein product MLKTTPVPTPPHANPHAEGVSNDEFRAAMSRLAAGVCLITAHEPPLSADGPRGEDVGMTATAFMSVSLDPPLVLVSLREGSRMDDLLAEQPLWAVSVLADHQLQVAGRFAMKGRISDRLLFADLPYVRGEASGAPLLTGALATLECRTENRVEAGDHTLVVGRVLAAGLPSPDSPPLTYFRGRYRHLSQ
- the arfB gene encoding alternative ribosome rescue aminoacyl-tRNA hydrolase ArfB gives rise to the protein MPGPYVIRGSVVLPEGELAWRFSRSSGPGGQHVNTSDSRAELLFDLAATKALPEVWKERALERLAAKLVDGVVTVRASEHRSQLRNREMALVRLASLLAEATAPPPKQRRATKIPRGINERRLREKKARGETKRGRTARDW